A window from Caulobacter sp. X encodes these proteins:
- a CDS encoding FecR domain-containing protein yields the protein MSDRTHETKEGLRDEAVAWLIRVQSDAATADDWMALTDWLEGSPVRQEAFEEAELIVADLTERRDEIAAGLTQPADNVISFPAARRKPTAAPRRAWIGGAIAASLAVMIGGAALWNASQGALVTYETKPGETRRIDLADGTHITLDGGSKLSVRLGWKARRVEMGLAQASFDVAKDSSRPFLIGVGDQAVRVVGTEFNIRNDGRSVRVTVRRGIVEVAQRDAKGQAPTRLTVGQELRHMQGSDTAQVRRVQASDAFAWSQGQLVADNETLADIVADLNRRFATPIRITPEAANRRFSGVIALDNEDAAVRLLATYASLRVDRSGEEIILR from the coding sequence ATGAGCGATCGGACACACGAGACGAAGGAGGGCCTACGCGACGAAGCGGTCGCGTGGCTGATCCGCGTCCAGTCCGACGCGGCGACGGCCGACGACTGGATGGCCCTCACCGACTGGCTGGAGGGCTCGCCTGTACGGCAAGAGGCCTTCGAGGAGGCCGAGCTGATCGTCGCCGACCTGACGGAACGGCGAGACGAAATCGCGGCCGGACTGACGCAGCCAGCCGACAATGTGATCAGCTTCCCCGCCGCCAGGCGTAAGCCGACCGCCGCGCCGCGTCGCGCCTGGATCGGCGGAGCCATCGCCGCGTCGCTGGCGGTGATGATCGGCGGCGCCGCGCTGTGGAACGCTTCGCAAGGCGCGCTGGTCACCTACGAGACCAAACCCGGCGAGACGCGTCGCATCGATCTGGCCGACGGCACCCACATCACCCTGGACGGCGGCTCCAAGCTCAGCGTGCGGCTGGGCTGGAAGGCGCGCCGGGTCGAGATGGGCTTGGCCCAGGCCAGCTTCGACGTCGCCAAGGATTCCTCGCGTCCGTTCCTGATCGGCGTGGGCGACCAGGCCGTGCGGGTGGTGGGCACCGAGTTCAACATCCGCAACGACGGTCGCAGCGTCCGGGTGACCGTGCGCCGAGGGATCGTCGAGGTCGCCCAGCGCGACGCCAAGGGCCAGGCGCCGACCCGCCTCACGGTAGGCCAGGAGCTGCGCCACATGCAGGGTTCTGACACCGCCCAGGTCCGCCGCGTCCAGGCCAGCGACGCCTTCGCCTGGTCGCAAGGCCAGCTGGTCGCCGACAACGAGACGCTCGCCGACATCGTCGCCGACCTGAACCGCCGCTTCGCGACGCCGATCCGCATCACGCCCGAGGCGGCCAACCGCCGCTTCTCCGGCGTCATCGCGCTGGACAACGAAGACGCCGCCGTCCGCCTGCTGGCGACCTATGCGTCGCTGCGGGTGGATCGTTCGGGCGAGGAAATCATCCTAAGGTGA
- a CDS encoding RNA polymerase sigma factor → MDDEPVHPLLSAYMERREDLVRYFRVRLRSDEAAEDLVQDIYFKITPPPAETVDNPAAYLFRLGANLMLDRIKVRRRAEARDAQWHGAHVSDVGGAHVANEAPADQAAAAKQQLEKILEAVKALPPAAQEAFRLHKLEGLSHAETAAAMGVSRSSVEKYMMSSLKLIVAKVGRWP, encoded by the coding sequence TTGGACGACGAACCCGTCCATCCCCTGCTTTCCGCCTATATGGAGCGGCGCGAGGACCTGGTTCGCTATTTCCGGGTGCGCCTGCGCTCGGACGAGGCGGCCGAGGATCTGGTTCAGGATATCTATTTCAAGATCACGCCGCCGCCCGCCGAGACGGTGGACAACCCCGCGGCCTATCTGTTCCGGCTGGGCGCGAACCTGATGCTGGACCGCATCAAGGTGCGCCGTCGGGCCGAGGCGCGCGACGCCCAGTGGCACGGCGCCCATGTCTCCGACGTGGGTGGCGCGCATGTCGCCAACGAGGCCCCCGCCGATCAGGCCGCCGCCGCCAAGCAGCAGCTGGAGAAGATCCTGGAGGCGGTGAAGGCGCTGCCGCCCGCCGCCCAGGAGGCGTTCCGCCTCCACAAGCTGGAGGGGCTCAGCCACGCCGAGACGGCGGCGGCCATGGGCGTGTCCCGCTCCAGCGTCGAGAAGTACATGATGAGCAGCCTCAAGCTGATCGTCGCCAAGGTCGGGCGGTGGCCATGA
- a CDS encoding thermostable hemolysin, with the protein MPVEGRDEAPPGWEIALLEVTMMNDGARVGSLRFDADRVRRFTSVEPRVISIHHHFRPERKRVEAYIESTYAEAYNGTIRAHYPTLMSVQDGHGEIHAAVGFRLAGDEPLFLERYLDDPIEQALSSATGAAVQRADVAEIGNLASRSAGASLFLFMALARHLDQGGCDYAVATATRQLRRTFGRVGFLTRRLTTADPARLGEEARDWGGYYERDPEVLAGAIAPALEPLAQLLLVEPPAIPGACSRLHPQIGADQ; encoded by the coding sequence TTGCCGGTCGAAGGGCGCGATGAGGCGCCGCCGGGCTGGGAGATCGCCTTGCTGGAAGTGACGATGATGAACGACGGGGCGCGTGTCGGCAGCCTGCGTTTCGACGCCGACCGGGTCCGCCGCTTCACCTCGGTCGAGCCGCGGGTGATCTCGATCCACCATCACTTCCGCCCCGAACGGAAGCGCGTGGAGGCCTATATCGAGAGCACCTACGCCGAGGCCTATAACGGCACCATCCGCGCCCACTACCCCACGCTGATGAGCGTGCAGGACGGTCACGGCGAGATCCACGCCGCCGTCGGCTTCCGCCTGGCCGGCGACGAGCCCCTGTTCCTCGAGCGCTATCTCGACGATCCGATCGAGCAGGCTTTGAGCAGCGCGACGGGCGCCGCGGTCCAGAGGGCCGACGTCGCCGAGATCGGCAACCTGGCCTCGCGCAGCGCCGGCGCATCACTTTTTCTGTTCATGGCGCTGGCTCGTCATCTGGACCAGGGCGGCTGCGACTATGCGGTCGCCACGGCCACGCGCCAGCTGCGCCGCACCTTTGGCCGCGTCGGCTTCCTCACCCGCCGCCTGACGACAGCCGACCCCGCCCGCCTGGGCGAGGAGGCTCGCGACTGGGGCGGCTACTACGAGCGCGATCCGGAAGTGCTGGCCGGCGCCATCGCCCCGGCCCTGGAGCCCCTGGCCCAACTGCTGCTGGTCGAGCCCCCCGCCATCCCCGGCGCCTGCTCGCGCCTTCATCCCCAGATCGGAGCCGACCAATGA
- a CDS encoding AMP-binding protein, which yields MSRVLAAIAQRARLDDGAIALSDHRLSFTYGALETAIETAARELLQWAPLVCPGSPVAIRLPNGPAWVILDLALTRLGWTSLPLPGFFTDEQRQHAMADAGASLLIEAARAVHGDIDLAGVALRVTPLALAPRVLPKGTAKITYTSGSTGQPKGVCLSREHMEAVAASLVLTIGADYAGTHLPLLPLSILLENVAGLYTTLLAGGRYHILPADQLGLADPFRPDLPRLAAAIAEEGASSLILVPELLRALMMVMTFTGVRLPALKLVAVGGAKVSPSLLSRADDLGLPVYEGYGLSECASVVALNTPAHRKAGTVGRPLPHLGVTIDDGEIIVEGSGFLGYAGGATHEGPVRTGDLGAIDADGFLGISGRRTNTIITSHGRNVAPEWVESELTAQPEIRQAVVLGEAQAELSALIVPLIPGMDEAAIASAVARANANLPPYAQVGRWLVRDAFDAAAGELTNNGRPRRAALSARHRDFMETSTTGDFA from the coding sequence ATGAGCCGCGTCCTCGCCGCCATCGCCCAGCGCGCCCGCCTCGACGACGGCGCCATCGCCCTGAGCGACCACCGCCTGTCGTTCACCTACGGCGCGCTGGAAACCGCGATCGAGACCGCCGCCCGCGAGCTCTTGCAATGGGCCCCGCTGGTGTGTCCCGGCTCGCCGGTGGCCATCCGCCTGCCCAACGGCCCGGCCTGGGTGATCCTGGACCTCGCCTTGACGCGTCTGGGCTGGACGTCCCTGCCCCTGCCCGGCTTCTTCACCGACGAGCAGCGCCAGCACGCCATGGCCGACGCCGGCGCGAGCCTGCTGATCGAGGCCGCCAGGGCGGTCCACGGCGACATCGACCTGGCCGGCGTCGCGCTGCGGGTCACCCCGTTGGCCCTGGCGCCGCGCGTCCTGCCCAAGGGCACCGCCAAGATCACCTACACCTCCGGCTCGACGGGCCAGCCCAAGGGCGTCTGCCTGTCGCGGGAGCACATGGAGGCCGTGGCCGCCTCGCTGGTCCTGACCATCGGCGCCGACTACGCGGGCACGCACCTGCCGCTGCTGCCGCTGTCGATCCTGCTGGAGAACGTCGCCGGTCTCTACACGACCCTGCTGGCGGGCGGCCGCTACCACATCCTGCCCGCCGACCAGCTGGGCTTGGCCGACCCGTTCCGGCCGGACCTCCCGCGTCTCGCCGCCGCGATCGCCGAGGAAGGCGCGAGCAGCCTGATCCTGGTGCCGGAGCTGCTGCGCGCCCTGATGATGGTCATGACCTTCACCGGCGTGCGCCTGCCCGCCCTGAAGCTGGTCGCGGTCGGCGGCGCCAAGGTCTCCCCCTCGCTGCTCAGCCGCGCCGACGATCTGGGCCTTCCGGTCTACGAGGGCTACGGTCTCAGCGAATGCGCGTCGGTGGTCGCCCTGAACACCCCGGCCCACCGCAAGGCTGGAACCGTCGGCCGTCCCCTGCCCCACCTGGGCGTGACCATCGACGACGGCGAAATCATCGTCGAGGGCTCCGGCTTCCTCGGCTACGCCGGCGGCGCGACGCACGAGGGTCCGGTCCGCACCGGCGACCTCGGCGCGATCGACGCCGACGGCTTCCTGGGCATTTCGGGCCGCCGCACCAACACGATCATCACCTCGCATGGCCGCAACGTCGCGCCCGAATGGGTCGAGAGCGAACTGACCGCCCAGCCCGAGATCCGCCAGGCCGTGGTGCTGGGCGAGGCCCAGGCCGAGCTCTCGGCGCTGATCGTGCCCCTGATCCCCGGCATGGACGAGGCGGCGATCGCCTCCGCCGTCGCCCGCGCCAACGCCAACCTGCCGCCCTACGCCCAGGTCGGCCGCTGGCTGGTCCGCGACGCCTTCGACGCGGCCGCGGGCGAACTCACCAACAACGGACGCCCCCGTCGCGCCGCGCTCAGCGCCCGCCACCGGGACTTCATGGAAACCTCGACGACAGGAGACTTCGCGTGA
- a CDS encoding TenA family transcriptional regulator: protein MTFYQRLVAETIDGQMALASVPQIQDGLMGRISRETYIAYLTEAYHHVKHTVPLMQTARARMDENHQRFVEALNEYIAEETGHEHWILADIKHCGGDMAAARDAAPGAATQAMTDYAYDYIREANPMGFFGMVFVLEGTSVKLATHGAEAVAKNLGLGPECFSYLTSHGSLDLEHLHFFENLMNEVEDPADQAAIIEVAKAIFERFAAMFRSIPHVREVAHA from the coding sequence GTGACCTTTTACCAACGCCTCGTGGCCGAGACGATCGACGGGCAGATGGCCCTGGCCTCGGTCCCGCAAATCCAGGACGGCCTGATGGGCCGCATCTCGCGCGAGACCTACATCGCCTACCTGACCGAGGCCTATCACCACGTGAAGCACACCGTGCCGCTGATGCAGACGGCGCGGGCGCGGATGGACGAGAACCACCAGCGTTTCGTCGAGGCCCTGAACGAGTACATCGCCGAGGAGACTGGCCACGAGCACTGGATCCTGGCCGACATCAAGCACTGCGGCGGCGACATGGCCGCGGCGCGCGACGCCGCTCCCGGCGCTGCCACCCAGGCCATGACCGACTACGCCTACGACTACATCCGCGAGGCCAATCCGATGGGCTTCTTCGGCATGGTCTTCGTGCTGGAGGGCACCAGCGTGAAGCTGGCGACCCACGGCGCCGAGGCGGTCGCCAAGAACCTGGGTCTCGGCCCGGAGTGCTTCAGCTACCTGACCTCGCACGGTTCGCTGGACCTGGAGCACCTGCATTTCTTCGAAAACCTGATGAACGAGGTCGAGGATCCCGCCGACCAGGCGGCGATCATCGAAGTCGCCAAGGCGATCTTCGAGCGCTTCGCCGCCATGTTCCGCTCGATCCCGCACGTCCGCGAGGTGGCCCATGCTTGA
- a CDS encoding SDR family NAD(P)-dependent oxidoreductase, producing MLDRKSVLITGASGGLGGLVARQLAAEGAHVTALGRSRPDGVDGFLRHDLATPEGLEAAVAAVKGRHWDILINLAGVQHFGPIEEESAADLQAGYMVNLVAPVRLAQAVLPGMKARGKGQIVNIGSIFGSINFAHFATYSSAKAGLRGFSQALRRETAGTGVDVTYVAPRAVRTAMVSDRVLEYAKITQMNIDAPEATARRIVQAIRARRRDVYLGFPEAFFVRLNALLPGLVDRALAANDRKAARLFAR from the coding sequence ATGCTTGATCGAAAGAGCGTTCTGATCACCGGCGCCTCGGGCGGCTTGGGCGGCTTGGTGGCGCGTCAGCTGGCGGCCGAAGGCGCGCACGTCACCGCCCTGGGTCGCTCGCGGCCGGACGGCGTCGACGGCTTCCTACGACACGACCTCGCCACGCCCGAAGGGCTGGAGGCGGCCGTGGCGGCGGTCAAGGGTCGTCACTGGGACATCCTGATCAACCTGGCCGGCGTCCAGCACTTCGGCCCGATCGAGGAAGAAAGCGCCGCCGACCTGCAGGCCGGCTACATGGTCAACCTGGTCGCGCCGGTCCGTCTGGCCCAGGCGGTGCTGCCGGGCATGAAGGCCCGAGGCAAGGGCCAGATCGTCAACATCGGCTCGATCTTCGGCTCGATCAACTTCGCCCACTTCGCCACCTATTCCAGCGCCAAGGCCGGCCTGCGCGGCTTCAGCCAGGCGCTGCGCCGCGAGACCGCCGGCACCGGCGTGGACGTGACCTATGTCGCCCCGCGCGCCGTGCGCACGGCGATGGTCTCGGACCGGGTGCTCGAGTACGCCAAGATCACCCAGATGAACATCGACGCGCCCGAAGCCACCGCGCGCCGCATCGTCCAGGCGATCCGCGCCCGTCGCCGCGACGTCTATCTGGGCTTCCCCGAAGCCTTCTTCGTCCGCCTCAACGCTCTGCTGCCGGGCCTCGTCGACCGCGCCCTCGCGGCCAACGACCGCAAGGCCGCGCGGCTGTTCGCCCGCTGA
- a CDS encoding TonB-dependent receptor translates to MLFDAPPPQVSAVVIEAPRLPPLAGREAFSTATYDAAQLGASARLDDVLKTTPGVSLFRRTGSDAANPTIQGLSLRAVAPSGAGRALVTLDGAPQNDPFGGWVIWTALPGEGLSGATIVRGAGAGPYGAGALTGVVALRERAAGGGLSSLTLQGGQRDSWRGAGTFGTDHLLLTASGSRTDGYRPVRGAAAGAADVPTTLEDGSIAARVQGEAGGVRWAARLGAFQEKRGAGLLGARSNATGTSLALTLASESWRVQAWARSSDLENTSAAVAAGRTGTTPANDQYSTPASGYGLNAAWQGKSNDWSWELGGDVRATEGRTHELFRYQNGAFTRQRTAGGRALVGGVYAEASYSQPDFSLTGGARLDGWRSYHGVRRERDAATGALTLDAPVADASGTTPTARAGVRQRLAGDTWIRAAVYAGFRPPTLNELHRPFRVGNDVTEANAALKPETLYGVETGLSSEGAVKWSLGLFYNQVQDPITNVTIGVGPGTFPVAGFIPAGGVLRQRRNAGEINAYGLEGDIDADLSRAWTVRAAFSATHARVDGGSLAPQLTDKRPAQAPALTVTAGARWTPLARLSFDADLGYESKRYEDDLNQRVLKAGTSLDLRAGWALSPTSEIYLAADNALNADLAVAQTADGVTSFSAPRTVYVGFALRR, encoded by the coding sequence GTGCTTTTCGACGCCCCGCCGCCCCAAGTCTCCGCCGTCGTTATCGAGGCGCCGAGACTGCCGCCGCTGGCGGGGCGGGAGGCTTTTTCCACCGCGACCTATGACGCCGCCCAGCTCGGCGCGTCGGCGCGGCTCGACGATGTCCTGAAGACAACGCCAGGGGTGTCGCTGTTCCGGCGCACGGGCAGCGACGCGGCCAATCCGACCATCCAGGGGCTGTCCCTCCGCGCGGTCGCGCCGTCGGGCGCGGGGCGGGCGCTGGTGACGCTGGACGGCGCGCCGCAGAACGATCCGTTCGGCGGCTGGGTCATCTGGACCGCTCTGCCCGGCGAGGGCCTGTCCGGCGCCACCATCGTGCGCGGCGCGGGGGCGGGACCCTATGGCGCGGGCGCGCTCACGGGCGTCGTCGCCCTACGCGAGCGCGCGGCCGGCGGTGGCCTCTCCAGCCTGACCCTCCAAGGCGGCCAGCGCGACAGTTGGCGTGGCGCGGGGACCTTCGGAACCGACCACCTGCTGCTGACCGCCAGCGGCTCGCGCACCGACGGCTATCGCCCCGTCCGCGGCGCGGCGGCGGGCGCGGCCGACGTCCCGACGACATTGGAGGACGGCTCGATCGCCGCCCGCGTACAAGGCGAGGCCGGCGGCGTGCGCTGGGCCGCGCGGCTCGGCGCGTTCCAGGAGAAGCGCGGCGCGGGCCTGCTCGGCGCCAGGTCCAACGCCACGGGAACCTCGCTGGCCCTGACCTTGGCGAGCGAAAGCTGGCGCGTTCAGGCCTGGGCGCGATCAAGCGATCTGGAGAACACTTCGGCGGCCGTGGCGGCTGGTCGGACGGGGACAACGCCGGCCAATGACCAGTACTCTACGCCCGCCAGCGGCTATGGCCTGAACGCCGCCTGGCAGGGCAAGTCGAACGACTGGTCCTGGGAACTGGGTGGCGACGTCCGCGCGACCGAAGGACGGACCCATGAGCTGTTCCGCTACCAGAACGGGGCGTTCACGCGGCAGCGCACGGCGGGCGGCCGCGCGCTGGTCGGCGGGGTCTATGCCGAGGCGAGCTACAGCCAACCGGACTTCTCGCTAACCGGTGGGGCGCGGCTGGACGGCTGGCGCTCGTATCATGGCGTGCGGCGCGAGCGAGACGCCGCGACCGGGGCGCTGACCCTCGACGCGCCCGTCGCCGACGCTTCCGGCACGACGCCGACAGCGCGCGCCGGCGTCCGCCAGCGCCTGGCCGGCGACACCTGGATCCGCGCCGCCGTCTATGCCGGGTTCCGTCCGCCGACGCTCAACGAGCTGCACCGGCCGTTCCGCGTGGGCAATGACGTGACCGAGGCCAACGCCGCCTTGAAGCCCGAGACGCTGTACGGCGTCGAGACCGGGCTCTCGAGCGAGGGGGCGGTGAAGTGGAGCCTCGGGCTGTTCTACAACCAGGTCCAGGATCCGATCACCAACGTGACGATCGGCGTCGGCCCGGGGACCTTCCCGGTGGCGGGCTTCATCCCGGCCGGCGGCGTGCTGCGCCAGAGGCGCAACGCGGGCGAGATCAACGCCTATGGTCTGGAGGGCGACATCGACGCCGATCTGTCGCGCGCCTGGACGGTTCGCGCGGCCTTCTCGGCGACCCACGCGCGGGTGGACGGGGGGAGCCTCGCGCCGCAACTGACCGACAAGCGCCCGGCGCAGGCCCCGGCCCTGACGGTCACCGCCGGGGCGCGATGGACGCCGCTGGCGCGGCTAAGTTTCGACGCCGACCTAGGCTATGAGAGCAAGCGCTACGAGGACGACCTGAACCAGCGCGTGCTGAAGGCCGGGACGAGCCTCGACCTTCGCGCCGGCTGGGCGCTGTCGCCGACCAGCGAGATCTACCTGGCGGCCGACAACGCCCTGAACGCGGATCTCGCCGTCGCCCAGACGGCCGACGGCGTGACCAGCTTCTCGGCGCCGCGCACGGTGTACGTGGGTTTCGCCCTGCGTCGCTAG
- a CDS encoding dienelactone hydrolase family protein, with protein sequence MCDDDIHQGLVHDPSVSRRAFGLMTVALTGVATVARADDKVEEKDVEIKTPDGTADAALFYPKAKGKFPAVLLWPDVMSLRPVFRDMGRRLAAEGYVVLVPNLYYRVQKAPVIQGSFNFANPEDRAKLTPMRATVTPEGTAKDAVAYLAFLDAQPQTNKARKAGVQGYCMGGPLSFQTAAAVPGRIGAVASFHGGGLLTDKPDSPHLLLPRTKAAYLIEIADNDDKQDPTVKDKLKAAFAAAKLPAQVEVFEGANHGWTVKGSQVYNEAAAETAWSNLLALYKKALA encoded by the coding sequence ATGTGCGATGACGATATCCACCAAGGCCTCGTGCACGACCCCAGCGTTTCCCGTCGCGCCTTCGGCCTGATGACGGTCGCCCTAACGGGCGTCGCGACGGTCGCGCGCGCCGACGACAAGGTCGAGGAGAAGGACGTCGAGATCAAGACGCCGGACGGGACCGCCGACGCGGCGCTGTTCTATCCCAAGGCCAAGGGCAAGTTCCCGGCCGTGCTGCTGTGGCCCGACGTCATGAGCCTGCGGCCAGTGTTCCGCGACATGGGCCGCCGCCTGGCCGCCGAGGGCTATGTGGTGCTGGTCCCCAACCTATACTACCGCGTCCAGAAGGCGCCGGTGATCCAGGGCAGCTTCAATTTCGCCAATCCCGAGGACCGGGCCAAGCTGACGCCGATGCGCGCCACGGTCACGCCCGAAGGCACGGCCAAGGACGCGGTCGCCTATCTCGCCTTCCTCGACGCCCAGCCCCAGACCAACAAGGCCAGGAAGGCCGGCGTGCAGGGCTATTGCATGGGCGGCCCGCTGTCGTTCCAGACCGCCGCCGCCGTGCCCGGTCGCATCGGCGCGGTGGCCTCGTTCCATGGCGGCGGGCTGCTGACGGACAAGCCCGACAGCCCGCACCTGCTGCTGCCCAGGACCAAGGCGGCTTATCTGATCGAGATCGCCGATAACGACGACAAGCAGGACCCGACCGTGAAGGACAAGCTGAAGGCCGCCTTCGCCGCCGCCAAGCTGCCCGCCCAGGTCGAGGTCTTCGAGGGGGCCAACCACGGTTGGACGGTCAAGGGAAGCCAAGTCTACAACGAGGCCGCCGCCGAAACGGCGTGGAGCAATCTCCTGGCGCTCTACAAGAAAGCCCTGGCCTAG
- a CDS encoding N(4)-(beta-N-acetylglucosaminyl)-L-asparaginase produces MMNRRGLIGATLVGSAMISGRASAAGEGVRLDGPCVISTWDFGVAANQAAWAVLSKGGRALDAVEAGARVPEQDLKNHSVGRAGYPDRDGHVSLDACIMDELGNCGAVAALEHIAHPISVARRVMEKTPHVMLVGAGALQFALEQGFPREELLTPESKAAWEAWKKEAKYQPKANSEVGDYGKTTGQLGAPGGAGNHDTIGMLAIDAKGNIAGACTTSGMAWKMRGRVGDSPIIGAGLYVDNEVGGATSTGVGEEVIRNVGSFLVVELMRQGRSPEAACREAVERILKKKSQAKDIQVGFLAINKKGEVGAWAIQSGFSYALCDGRKQDLLLPGKATYASGA; encoded by the coding sequence ATGATGAATCGTAGAGGCCTGATCGGCGCCACCCTCGTTGGATCAGCGATGATCAGCGGGCGAGCATCGGCGGCGGGCGAGGGCGTTCGCCTGGACGGGCCTTGTGTGATCTCGACCTGGGACTTCGGCGTCGCCGCCAACCAGGCCGCGTGGGCGGTGTTGTCCAAGGGCGGTCGCGCGCTGGACGCCGTCGAAGCCGGGGCGCGCGTGCCCGAGCAGGACCTCAAGAACCACAGCGTCGGCCGGGCCGGCTATCCTGACCGCGATGGCCATGTCTCGCTCGACGCCTGCATCATGGACGAGCTGGGCAACTGCGGCGCGGTCGCCGCCCTGGAGCACATCGCCCACCCGATCTCGGTCGCCCGCCGCGTCATGGAGAAGACGCCCCACGTGATGCTGGTCGGCGCCGGCGCGCTGCAGTTCGCCCTGGAGCAGGGCTTTCCGCGCGAGGAGCTGCTGACGCCGGAGTCCAAGGCCGCCTGGGAGGCCTGGAAGAAGGAGGCCAAGTACCAGCCCAAGGCCAACAGCGAGGTCGGCGACTACGGCAAGACCACGGGCCAACTCGGCGCGCCGGGCGGGGCGGGCAACCACGACACCATCGGCATGCTGGCGATCGACGCCAAGGGGAACATCGCCGGCGCCTGCACGACCAGCGGCATGGCCTGGAAGATGCGCGGCCGGGTGGGGGATAGTCCGATCATCGGCGCGGGCCTCTATGTCGATAACGAGGTTGGCGGCGCCACCTCGACCGGCGTGGGCGAGGAGGTGATCCGTAATGTCGGCAGCTTCCTGGTGGTCGAGCTGATGCGCCAGGGCCGCTCGCCCGAGGCCGCCTGCCGCGAGGCCGTCGAGCGCATCCTGAAGAAGAAATCTCAAGCCAAGGACATCCAGGTCGGGTTCCTGGCAATCAACAAGAAGGGCGAGGTTGGGGCCTGGGCGATCCAGTCCGGCTTCAGCTACGCCCTGTGCGACGGCCGCAAGCAGGACCTGCTTTTGCCCGGCAAGGCGACCTACGCGTCCGGCGCCTGA
- a CDS encoding copper homeostasis protein CutC — translation MTTANSLEKRRVLLEVCVDTPDGLAAAIAGGADRIELCAALTLQGLTPAAGLMALASKAPIPVYPMIRPRNGDFCYDARDLDAMKRDIDAVRTYGLSGVSIGASRPDGELDLEVLGALVEHARGLGLTLHRAFDLVADQSAALEIAIEMGFERVLTSGGETSALVGADRIAALVAQAKGRISILAGAGVRVSNVADLVRSTGVREVHGSFGGPRPGADPASKLGAMGFVPPTLQDTDEATVAEVARILRGL, via the coding sequence ATGACGACCGCCAATAGTCTCGAAAAAAGGCGCGTATTGCTGGAAGTCTGTGTCGATACGCCCGACGGATTGGCGGCGGCGATCGCCGGCGGGGCGGATCGGATCGAACTTTGCGCGGCCCTGACGCTGCAGGGCCTGACCCCCGCGGCGGGCCTGATGGCCCTGGCTTCGAAAGCGCCGATCCCGGTCTATCCGATGATCCGGCCGCGCAACGGCGACTTCTGCTACGACGCGCGCGACCTAGACGCCATGAAGCGCGATATCGACGCCGTGCGCACCTACGGCCTGTCGGGCGTCAGCATTGGCGCCAGCCGGCCGGACGGCGAGCTCGACCTCGAGGTGCTGGGCGCCTTGGTGGAACACGCGAGGGGCCTGGGCCTGACCCTGCACCGCGCCTTCGACCTGGTGGCCGACCAGTCGGCGGCGCTGGAGATCGCCATCGAAATGGGCTTCGAGCGCGTGCTGACCTCGGGCGGCGAGACCAGCGCTCTGGTCGGCGCCGATCGGATCGCCGCCCTGGTCGCGCAGGCCAAGGGCCGGATCAGCATCCTGGCCGGCGCGGGCGTGCGGGTTTCGAACGTGGCCGATCTCGTCCGAAGCACCGGCGTGCGCGAGGTCCACGGCTCGTTCGGCGGGCCGCGCCCCGGGGCGGACCCGGCCTCGAAGCTGGGCGCGATGGGCTTCGTCCCGCCCACTTTGCAGGACACCGACGAGGCCACCGTGGCCGAGGTCGCGCGGATCCTGCGCGGCCTCTGA